CGACGGGCCGGGCGAGCACCTGGCGGCGCAGGCGGTCGCTCGCCGGGTCGGCCAGCGCGCCGCTGTCCTCGGCGGTGAGCCGGGTCGGGCCGACGGTCAGCACGAGCGCGCGGTCGAACCCGAGGACCTGGCGGGCGAGGTCGGCGCCCTGCGCGAAGAGGCCACGGACGTCCTCCGCCGCGCGCAGGCGGTCGAGCAGTGCCAGGAGCGGGGCGCCGGGCCCCTGCGCCGTGGCGTCCTGCTCGGCCGGCGCCGGCGCCGGCGCCGCGTCGGGCGTCGCGGAGCGCAGCGGCGTCGCCACGTCGGGGTGCTCGTCGGCCCACGCCCGCAGCGTGCGCAGGTCGGGGTCCTCGTCGACGCTCGTGGCGACCGTCGGCAGCTCGCCGGCGTACACCTCGCCGCGGCCGCCGTCGACGGTCACGACCTTGCCGCGCAGGCGGTCGACGGTGCCCGCGCCGCAGCCGACGACGCACGGACGGCCGAGCTCGCGGCTGACGACGGCGGCGTGGGAGGTGGACCCGCCCAGCTCCGTCACGATGGCCGTCGCGGCGATCATGCCGTGCACGTCGTCGGGGTCGGTCGTGGGGCGCACGAGCACGACCTCGCGCTCGTCGGCGAGGTCCTCGGCCTCCTCGGCGTCGACGGCCACGAGGCCGGACGCGACGCCGGGGCAGGCCGGCTCGCCGGAGGCCAGCAGCTCGGCGCCGGCGCGCGCCTCGGCCGGGACGTGCGGGCGCAGCAGCGCGTCGACGTCGGCCTTGCCCACCCGACCCAGGGCCTCGGCGGGCGTCAGCAGCCCCTCCTGGGCCAGGGCCACCGCGAGGCGGACGGTCGCCTCGGGCGAGCGCTTGGCGGCTCGCGTCTGCAGCAGCCACAGCCGGCCCGCCTCGACGGTGAACTCCACGTCCTGGACGTCGCGGCCGTCCTGCTCGAGGCGGCGGGCGGCGGCGAGCAGCTCCTCGAGCAGCGCGGGCTCGCGCGCGCCGAGCTCGCTGAGCGGCAGGGGGTCGTGGCGGCCCGACACGACGTCCTCGCCCTGGCCGCGCGGCAGGTACTCGCCGAAGGGCTCGGGGGCGCCGGTCAGGGGGTTGCGGCTGAACAGCACGCCGGTGCCCGACCGGTCGTCGAGGTTGCCGAAGACCATCGCCTGGACGGTGACGGCGGTGCCGCCGTCGTCCGGGAGCCCGTGGTGGCGGCGGTAGGTCTGCGCGCGCTCGGAGTGCCAGGAGGCGAAGACGGCCGCCGCGGCGTCGGCGAGCTGCTGCCACGGGTCGTCGGGCGGCGCGTGGCCGACGACCTTCGTGAACTGCTCGACGAAGCGGCGGCGGCTGTCGGCGGCGAACGCGGCGTCCCCGGTGGCCTGCGCCACGCGCTCCTGCACCGCCGGCGCGAGGCCGAGGTTCAACACGGTGTCCATCATCCCGGGCATGCTGCGCGCGGCGCCCGAGCGGACGCTCAGCAGCATGGGCACCGCGCCGCCGGCGAAGGTCCGCCCGAGCTCGCCCTCGAGCCAGGCGACGCCCTCGTGCAGCGCCTCGCGCGCGCCGTCGGGCAGCACGCCGCCGGCCGCGTGGAAGGCCGAGCACGCGGTCGTGGGCAGGCAGAAGGCGGGCGGCACCGGCAGGCCGAGCGCGCGCATGCGGTTGAGCCCCCAGGCCTTGCCGCCGAGCAGCTCGCGGCCCAGGCCGACCGTCCCGTCGAGGCGGACGAGCACGGCCGCTACCCCGCCGTCACCAGGCGGCGCAGGCGACGCGCCGCCCCGCTGCCCTGACCGTCGCCGGTGCGCTGCACGAACGTCCGCGCCGCCACGTAGCCGGGGATGCCGCTGATCCCGCCGGTGGGGTGCGTGCCCGCGCCGCTGATCCACAGCCCCGGGACCGGGGTCTCGTAGGCGCCGAAGCCCTGGGCCGGGCGCAGCGGGCCGAAGCGGGCCGCCGCGGGCTCCACGTGGTAGACGTTGCCGTCAGGCACGTGGAAGCGCTCCTCGAGGTCGGAGACGTGGAAGACGCGACGCCCGACCTCCAGGCTGTCGAGGCCCTCGTAGACCTCGGCGCAGTCGGCCAGGACGCGGTCGCCGATCGCGTCGCGCACCGCCTCCCAGGGCTCCTGCGGGTGCATCGGCGTGATGCCCGACCACAGCCAGAACGTGTCCTGGCCCTCGGGCGCCTGGGTCGGGTCGATGGCCGAGGGCACGATCCCGATGAAGCAGATCGGATCAGGCCAGCGCCCGCCCACCGTCTCGTCCCACGCCTGCACGTGCTCCTCGAAGGTCTGCCAGCTCACGATGGGCTTGCGCAGGTCCAGCCCGTCGTCGCGCCACGTCCGGATCTTCTCGGCGATCTCCAGCCGGCCCGAGACGGCGACGTCGATCTTCAGCGTCCCGGTCTCCAGCACGGCGGTCGGGATGCTGTCGGCCCGGCGCTGCAGGTGGTCGGGCAGCAGCCCCTTGGGCAGCATCTGCGCGAGCGTCGCCTTCGGGCTGCAGGTCGCCATGACGTGGCCCGCGCGCAGCTCCTCGCCGTCGTCGAGGACCACGCCGACGACGCGCTCGCCCTCCACGAGCAGCGTCTCGACCTTCGCCGACGTGCGGACCTGGCCGCCGAGCTCGGTGAGGCACGAGTGCAGCGCGTCGGTCAGCGCGCCCGTGCCCCCCTGGAAGCGCGTGGACCCCGTCCGGTGGCACATGCCGACGTAGATGAGCCCCCAGGCCGTGCCGTCCTGCTTCATCCAGCAGAACGGCGGCATCGACGCGAGCGCGCCGCGGACGAGCGGGTGGTCGAAGCGCTCGGTGATGAACTGCTCGTGGGAGGTCGTGAGGAACTGCGTCAGTGGCCAGAGGTCCTTGCGCCGGCGCACCGCCGTCGGCAGGGCGGCGAGCACCGTGCGCGGATCGGGCCGCGTGGGGTGGCTGAGCATGAACGGGATGGCCAGGTCCATCGCCGCGTCGAGGCTGCGCGCGAAGTCGAGGTAGGCGGCGGCGTCCTTGCGCGAGAACCGGAGCAGCTCGTCGGCGGTGCGCCGGGGGTCCTCCCAGAACGCCAGGGAGGCGCCCGTGTCCTTGTCGACGTGGACGTGGAACGGGTCGGCCGGCAGCTGGACCAGGCCGTGGCGGCGCAGCTCGAGGTCGCGCTCGATGGGCGTCGCGCGGAACAGCGAGGCCTGGATGCCGCCCTCGTTGACGAGGTGCCCGGGGGCGCCCGCGATCACCGGGTTGGTGCTGATCATCCCGCCGACGGTCGGCGAGGCCTCCAGCACCGTGACCGCCCGTCCGGCCTTGGCCAGGTAGCAGGCGGCCGTCAGCCCGTTGTGGCCGGCGCCCACCACCAGGACGTCCGGTTCGAGGCCGTTCATCTTGTACATGGCTGCCGACGGTACACGGTGTTCGGACAGCGTGTGTCTTTTTTTCTCAGGCGGCGGTCCGGTGCTTGTGCCGCGGCGGTCCGGTGCGGTACACATGCTGTTCGAACATGCCGTCCCCGAACGACAGGAACCCGGTGTCCGCCGAGCCGCCCAATCCGGTGCACATGGCCACGTCCGAGCATGTGCGCTGGACCACCGTGAACTTCGCCGAGGCCATCCAGGGGGTGCAGAAGCCCCTGAGCTGGGGCATGTGGTCGCTCTCCATGGAGACCTCGGTGCGCCGGACCTTCGGCGCGCTGGGCGTCCTCCCCGCCCGGGAGGTGCCGGTGCCGGCGAGCGCCGACGAGCGGATGAGCGGCATGTTCTTCGGGCGGGCCGCGGGCAACATCGAGGTCTTCCGCCGGATCGGCGACGGCATGCCGGGCAGCTCGGGCGACGTCATCGAGGAGAAGCTCTTCGGCAAGGCGCCCGTCGGCGAGCCGTCGCGCAAGCCGCTGTCGGCGCTGCGACGCTACCCCGTCGTCGCGGTCAAGCTGCCGCGCGCCGCCCGGCGGCCGCCGCGCGAGCTGCGCCCGATGCGCGCCCGGTTTCGCACGTGGTGGCAGGACGCCGTCCTCGACCACCCGCCGCGCGACCTCGCCGAGGCCCAGGCGCTGCTGCGCGCGTCGGCCGACCGCTTCATCGAGGTCGGGGTGCTGCACGCGACGACGACGCTGCTGGCCAGCGCGCTGCTGGACCAGCTCGGCGCGCTGGCCGAGAAGGCCGTCGGCGACCGGGCGCTGGCGATGGACCTCGCGACGGGCTACGGGTCCATGGAGGAGACCGAGCTCATCGAGGACCTGTGGTCGGCCTCGCAGGGGCGCCTGGCCATCGAGGCGCTGCTGCACCGCCACGGCTACCACGGGCCCGACGAGGGCGACCTCTCCAGCCGCACCTGGCGCGAGGACCGGGCGCCGCTCGACGCGATCCTCGCCTCCTACGCCAAGAAGGACATGGCCAACCCGCGCGAGCGCGAGGTCCAGCAGCTCGCACGCCGGCAGGAGGCCGAGGCCCGGCTGCTGGCCGGCCTCGCCGCCGCCCGGCGTCCGGCGGCCCGGCTGACCATGCGCCTGGCCGGTCGCTACATCCCGCTGCGCGAGATCGGCAAGGCCGCGTTCCTGCACGCCCTCGACGGGGCCCGCTGCGCGGCCCGCGCAGGCGGCCGCGCGCTCGCCGACGCCGGGCACCTCGACGACCCCGACGACGCGTTCTTCCTCACCTTCGACGAGTTCCTGGGCGAGCCGTCCGGCGACCTGCGCGAGCGCGTCGCCGAGCGCCGGGAGCGCCACGAGCGCTACACGCAGCTCGTCCTGCCCCCGTCGTGGACCGGCCCGCCCGTGCCCATCGAGGTCGACCCCGACGAGGGCGCCGCCGCCGACGCGCCCAGCGCGCTGCAGGGCATCGGCGTCGTGGGCCGCCGGGTCACGGGCCGTGCCCGGGTCGTCCACGACCCCATGGACGCCGACCTCGACGACGGCGACATCCTCGTGTGCCGCACCACGGACCCGAGCTGGACGCCGCTGTTCATGCTCGCCGACGCGCTCGTGATCGACACGGGCGGGCAGATGAGCCACGGGGCGATCGTCGCCCGGGAGCTCGGCGTGACCTGCGTCATCAACACCGTCACGGGCACGCGCGACATCCCCGACGGCGCGACGATCACCGTCGACGGCAGCGCCGGGACGGTCGAGATCGGGACGGTCCCCCCGGTGCCCGCCTAGGCTCCCGGGCAGCACGTGCCGTCGGTCACCCGCAAGCCCCGCCTCAGCCGCGCCGAGCGCCAGGAGCAGCGCCGCGACGCCATCCGCCGGCGCCTGCTGGCCGCGCTCGAGGCGCTGCTCGACGACGGCGGCAGCTTCACCGAGCTGCCCGTCGAGGCGCTCATCCGGGAGGCCGGCGTCGCGCGGTCGACGTTCTACGTGTACTTCGAGGACAAGGGCGACCTGCTGCTCACGCTCGCCCAGGACGTCGTCGACGACCTGCTGGTCGGCGCCGCCGACTGGCTGAGCCTGGAGGCCGGAGCGACCCAGGACGACCTCGAAGCCGCCCTGCGACGCTTCGCCGCGACCTACGTCCAGCACCGGGTCATCGTCGCCGCCATCGCCGAGACCGCGCCGCACGACGCGCGGCTGGGCGAGCTGCTCGACACGCGGCTCGACCAGCTCGTGCGGGAGCTCGCCGGGCACCTCGCCGCCGGCCAGGAGCGCGGGCTCGTGCGCCGCTCGCTGGACCCCGAGCCGATCGCCGTGTGGGTCAGCGCCCTGCTCGAGCGCGGCCTGCACCAGCTCGCCGGCCCCGGCACCCCCGCCGAGCCCGACCGCGCCGCCGCCGCCCTGGCGCCGCTGCTGTGGAACGCCCTCTACCGGGAGCCGGCCGCGTGAGCGCGACCGACCGGCGGGCCGCGGCGCGCAGCGGTCGCCGGGCCGAGCTGGGCACGAAGCTCCTGCCCGCGGTCGAGCGGCTGCTCGCCGACGGCGCGAGCTTCACGGAGCTCAGCGTGGACGAGCTGCTGGCCGAGGCCGGCGTGGCGCGCTCGACCTTCTACAAGGCCTTCGAGGGCAAGGGCGACCTGCTCGTCGAGTGGCTGGGCCAGATCGTCGACGAGCTCGAGCAGGCCGCCGACGCGTGGTTCACGCTCGGCGGGGACGCCCGGCGCGAGGAGCTCGCCGCGGCGCTCGCCGAGACGATGCGCGCCTACGCCCCGCAC
The DNA window shown above is from Conexibacter sp. SYSU D00693 and carries:
- a CDS encoding pyruvate, phosphate dikinase; translated protein: MLVRLDGTVGLGRELLGGKAWGLNRMRALGLPVPPAFCLPTTACSAFHAAGGVLPDGAREALHEGVAWLEGELGRTFAGGAVPMLLSVRSGAARSMPGMMDTVLNLGLAPAVQERVAQATGDAAFAADSRRRFVEQFTKVVGHAPPDDPWQQLADAAAAVFASWHSERAQTYRRHHGLPDDGGTAVTVQAMVFGNLDDRSGTGVLFSRNPLTGAPEPFGEYLPRGQGEDVVSGRHDPLPLSELGAREPALLEELLAAARRLEQDGRDVQDVEFTVEAGRLWLLQTRAAKRSPEATVRLAVALAQEGLLTPAEALGRVGKADVDALLRPHVPAEARAGAELLASGEPACPGVASGLVAVDAEEAEDLADEREVVLVRPTTDPDDVHGMIAATAIVTELGGSTSHAAVVSRELGRPCVVGCGAGTVDRLRGKVVTVDGGRGEVYAGELPTVATSVDEDPDLRTLRAWADEHPDVATPLRSATPDAAPAPAPAEQDATAQGPGAPLLALLDRLRAAEDVRGLFAQGADLARQVLGFDRALVLTVGPTRLTAEDSGALADPASDRLRRQVLARPVALQARTVEAAALGRGGTGAWTASTLAEELELRAFALGAVSPSGTPLAVLVVDRDGPEVTDAEHASVVDLAGVLGVALEQVLLRRRVREVTSELRHLTASAQALFSELEHAALELPSGPGLRPLFAWDGQPDAPATETPLSDRERDILRGMVAGRSNREIAEELVLSPETVKGHVARILRKLGAANRVEAVSRYLAMAGAGRP
- a CDS encoding NAD(P)/FAD-dependent oxidoreductase, which translates into the protein MYKMNGLEPDVLVVGAGHNGLTAACYLAKAGRAVTVLEASPTVGGMISTNPVIAGAPGHLVNEGGIQASLFRATPIERDLELRRHGLVQLPADPFHVHVDKDTGASLAFWEDPRRTADELLRFSRKDAAAYLDFARSLDAAMDLAIPFMLSHPTRPDPRTVLAALPTAVRRRKDLWPLTQFLTTSHEQFITERFDHPLVRGALASMPPFCWMKQDGTAWGLIYVGMCHRTGSTRFQGGTGALTDALHSCLTELGGQVRTSAKVETLLVEGERVVGVVLDDGEELRAGHVMATCSPKATLAQMLPKGLLPDHLQRRADSIPTAVLETGTLKIDVAVSGRLEIAEKIRTWRDDGLDLRKPIVSWQTFEEHVQAWDETVGGRWPDPICFIGIVPSAIDPTQAPEGQDTFWLWSGITPMHPQEPWEAVRDAIGDRVLADCAEVYEGLDSLEVGRRVFHVSDLEERFHVPDGNVYHVEPAAARFGPLRPAQGFGAYETPVPGLWISGAGTHPTGGISGIPGYVAARTFVQRTGDGQGSGAARRLRRLVTAG
- a CDS encoding PEP-utilizing enzyme; its protein translation is MATSEHVRWTTVNFAEAIQGVQKPLSWGMWSLSMETSVRRTFGALGVLPAREVPVPASADERMSGMFFGRAAGNIEVFRRIGDGMPGSSGDVIEEKLFGKAPVGEPSRKPLSALRRYPVVAVKLPRAARRPPRELRPMRARFRTWWQDAVLDHPPRDLAEAQALLRASADRFIEVGVLHATTTLLASALLDQLGALAEKAVGDRALAMDLATGYGSMEETELIEDLWSASQGRLAIEALLHRHGYHGPDEGDLSSRTWREDRAPLDAILASYAKKDMANPREREVQQLARRQEAEARLLAGLAAARRPAARLTMRLAGRYIPLREIGKAAFLHALDGARCAARAGGRALADAGHLDDPDDAFFLTFDEFLGEPSGDLRERVAERRERHERYTQLVLPPSWTGPPVPIEVDPDEGAAADAPSALQGIGVVGRRVTGRARVVHDPMDADLDDGDILVCRTTDPSWTPLFMLADALVIDTGGQMSHGAIVARELGVTCVINTVTGTRDIPDGATITVDGSAGTVEIGTVPPVPA
- a CDS encoding TetR/AcrR family transcriptional regulator, producing the protein MPSVTRKPRLSRAERQEQRRDAIRRRLLAALEALLDDGGSFTELPVEALIREAGVARSTFYVYFEDKGDLLLTLAQDVVDDLLVGAADWLSLEAGATQDDLEAALRRFAATYVQHRVIVAAIAETAPHDARLGELLDTRLDQLVRELAGHLAAGQERGLVRRSLDPEPIAVWVSALLERGLHQLAGPGTPAEPDRAAAALAPLLWNALYREPAA
- a CDS encoding TetR/AcrR family transcriptional regulator; amino-acid sequence: MSATDRRAAARSGRRAELGTKLLPAVERLLADGASFTELSVDELLAEAGVARSTFYKAFEGKGDLLVEWLGQIVDELEQAADAWFTLGGDARREELAAALAETMRAYAPHAVVMSAAYEVAPFDAAVGAALHDLSTRGVAGLRQHLKRGQREGWVDAALPADETATFLTAMGERAYQQLRRLGAEHDLDRLRAAHTDLVWHALYAHAPAHAPG